From the genome of Candidatus Polarisedimenticolaceae bacterium:
TCCCTCCTGAGGTTTCGCTAACCGACGATCTCGATCCCCATGGACCGAGCGCTTCCTTCGATGATCCGCACCGCGGCGGCGACGTCCGTCGTGTTCAGGTCGGGGAGCTTCATCCTGGCGATCTCCTCGACCTGGGCCCGGCTGACCTTGCCGACCTTGTTCTTGTTCGGGACGCCCGACCCCTTCTCCACCTTCGCCGCACGCGCGAGCAACACGCCCGCGGGGGGGGTCTTGGTCACGAACGTGAACGAGTGGTCCTGGAACACGGTGATGACGACGGGGGTGACGATCCCCTCGCCCTTCGCCGTGCGGGCGTTGAACTGCTTGCAGAACTCCATGATGTTCACGCCCTGCTGGCCGAGCGCCGGTCCCACGGGAGGGGCCGGGGTCGCCTTGCCGGCGGGAATGTGGAGCTTGATGTAGCCGGTGATCTTCTTCGCCATCTCACACCTTCTGGACTTGCGTGAACTCGAGCTCGACCGGGGTCGAACGCCCGAAGATCGTGACCATGACCTTCAGGGTCGAGCGGTCCTCGTTGACCTCCTCGACCTGCCCCGTGAAATTGCTGAACGGCCCGTCCGTGATCCTGACCGCCTCGCCCGATCGGAACTCGAGCTTGGGCTTGGGCTTCTCGGTCGCGACCGCGGTCTGGTGGACGATGCGGTCGACCTCGGCGTCGGTCAGCGGCACCGGCTTGTTGCCGGTGCCCACGAAGCCGGTCACCTTCGGGGTGTTCTTCACCACGTGCCACGCGGTGTCGGACATCTCCATCTTCACGAGCACGTAGCCCGGGAAGAACTTCCGCGTCGACCGGGTCTTCTTGC
Proteins encoded in this window:
- the nusG gene encoding transcription termination/antitermination protein NusG, producing the protein MSKQWYIVHTYSGFEAKVKDSLRQRAEAMGMGDAIEDILIPTEEVVEVREGKKTRSTRKFFPGYVLVKMEMSDTAWHVVKNTPKVTGFVGTGNKPVPLTDAEVDRIVHQTAVATEKPKPKLEFRSGEAVRITDGPFSNFTGQVEEVNEDRSTLKVMVTIFGRSTPVELEFTQVQKV
- the rplK gene encoding 50S ribosomal protein L11, coding for MAKKITGYIKLHIPAGKATPAPPVGPALGQQGVNIMEFCKQFNARTAKGEGIVTPVVITVFQDHSFTFVTKTPPAGVLLARAAKVEKGSGVPNKNKVGKVSRAQVEEIARMKLPDLNTTDVAAAVRIIEGSARSMGIEIVG